From a region of the Zingiber officinale cultivar Zhangliang chromosome 4B, Zo_v1.1, whole genome shotgun sequence genome:
- the LOC121977397 gene encoding uncharacterized protein LOC121977397, whose translation MIAGFRRSISLPGLSPSASPSRCRRRDAQHTRSASFPCRSHPVLSLLHDEIRSLRASADLGCYTSSASAAATVFERIDRLLASLDDLLRLSQTQDSLRRLPAMTDLLLDDFLRLADAQGSYRSAAIVLAQHAAEARAASRRRDTTRLTSAARSLRRAEKDIAGLVSGIKDLARSRPFAAGKWEGAAGAEVAGILAEAVAAIGAAMTLVFSSVSQAAAAVAASMAKEESRRGICGLRKKTEEGEEATLEMLEERLEGMEEGCEKLFRSLINIRVSLLNIITPSV comes from the coding sequence ATGATCGCCGGATTTCGTCGCTCCATCTCCTTGCCAGGCCTGAGCCCTAGCGCCAGCCCCTCCCGTTGCCGCCGCCGCGACGCACAGCACACCCGGTCCGCCAGCTTCCCCTGCCGATCCCATCCCGTCCTCTCCCTCCTCCACGACGAGATCCGCTCCCTCCGCGCCTCCGCTGACCTCGGTTGCTACACCTCCTCTGCCTCTGCCGCCGCCACAGTTTTCGAGCGGATCGACCGTCTCCTTGCCTCCCTCGACGACCTCCTCCGGCTCTCGCAAACCCAGGATTCCCTTCGGCGCCTCCCGGCCATGACTGACCTCCTCCTCGACGATTTCCTCCGCCTCGCGGACGCGCAAGGCTCCTACCGCTCCGCTGCTATAGTGCTCGCGCAGCACGCCGCAGAGGCGCGCGCGGCGTCCCGGAGGAGGGACACCACGCGGCTCACTTCCGCGGCCCGATCGCTGCGGCGAGCGGAGAAGGATATCGCGGGGCTCGTGTCTGGGATCAAGGACCTGGCTAGATCTCGTCCATTCGCTGCGGGGAAGTGGGAGGGCGCGGCGGGGGCGGAGGTGGCTGGGATCTTGGCGGAGGCTGTGGCGGCGATTGGGGCTGCGATGACATTGGTGTTCTCGAGTGTTTCCCAGGCCGCGGCGGCGGTGGCTGCGTCGATGGCGAAGGAGGAATCACGGAGGGGGATTTGTGGGTTGAGAAAGAAGACGGAGGAGGGAGAGGAGGCGACATTGGAGATGTTGGAGGAGCGCTTGGAAGGAATGGAGGAGGGATGCGAGAAATTGTTCAGGAGCTTGATCAACATTCGGGTCTCGCTTCTCAACATCATCACTCCCTCTGTGTAA